GAATTGTACAGTATATGcttttctgtgtctggcttctttcgcaCAACACCACGAAACTTGCCAGAGTTGTACTTCATTCAGGCTCATCATTGCATAGTATCCTTCTGTATGAATATACTGCAATTAGTTTATTCTACTGGTGAGGGGTATTTGgtgttttctgcttttgtttttacaTATAGTGCTACTATATCTTCTGGTgaaatatatacctaggagtgaaattgctaggTCATGGGGTACACATGTATTCAGCTGGTAGATATACCCATTACTTTTAGTACAAGTCAACAGAGAAGTAACCTCATAAGTATGACTTTGTTAATCTCTTTCATGAGGAAAAATAAGTATTTGAGTATACCTGATGCCTTGGGCTCTTCCCAAACCAAATCATCTCCTCCCAGAGTTTATTTCCCACCCCACTCACCTCAACCCCCTCACCTCAAACTCTAAGCAATAGCCTCATTGAGTTTTCTGCACTCCCGTGCATGCCATTCTCTTACTGTCTCTTCTCCCCCAGGTCATTGTGGGTGCTGCTTCCTTCCTAGACCCTCTACTCCTACCCTCTTTCACCTGGTTTGCTGCTTGTCCTTCAGGATTCACTGAGACCTCACCTCCTTTGAGCAGTGGCCCCAATAATCACAGAGCATGCATCCTCAGAAAACATCATGGTACCGTTTGCGTATCTGTGTACCCTGATGGAATATAAGGTCTGAGGATGAGGCTCTGACATTCTCCTTCTCTTAGTCTTTTTTATCTTCTAGAACTTATCTGGAATGGAGATTAAATATATTCTGAATCTCCATCCTAGGCTCTTTtccatgacatgtttaaaatctACATAAACCTAGACCATTCAGATTGGCATCAGCAATCAGTTTCAATCCACTTTCCAAGTAGTTGATTGCACATAACacctctagctttcctctttttcatttttatgacatTGTCACGTGGCTATAAGGCTAGGTTTCCTGCTTTATACATCAGAAGAGCCAAAGCTTTCCTAGAAACCCTGCAGACTCCCACTTCCATCTCATTGACCAGACTATCACATAGCCCCTCCTAGACACAGGGAAACTCCACCCTTCACAGAAACAGATTTCATAAGGAAGAAACACATAAGTAAGACTTACGATGCATaagaacaagagaaaaaacaTACAGAATGTTTATGATCTTTTTATAGGGGTGACTAAACATGAAACTCAGAATCAAAAAAGGTAGCGATTGACTTAATTATTCATAAGAAGCCTCCACATGCAAAAGACAGCTTAGGCTTTACGATAAACTGTAGTATATTTgccatatattatatatagtaaGAGCTTCTATAAGtcaagaaaaaagtagaaaaattgaTGCTCAATAAACTCAGAATTCACATGGCCAAAAGATATTCAgattctcatttttaaagatgcaacttaaaacaatgaaataatttcccctatcaaattaacaaaaattaacttgcccaagtgtgggggtggggtgggggatggggagtaaAGACTCACCGTTAACAGAAATATAAATTCATATGTCCTTTTATAGAGGACAGTTTGGTAATGTAGCAAAACCAAGTCATAGTTGACTAGCAGCTCTATATCTAGCACTTTCCCCTACATAAATCCTCCTGGCACATGAAGATATGTATTCATGATGATCCTAACACTGTAATAggatctattttttaaaactcttgagTGTCCTCCAGTACTGAACTGACTACTAGATTAGAACTAGTGTCCATGAATGAAGTGTTATAATTTAGAATTGTCTCCATAACACCTTTTTGAGGAGCTACAGGACTTTTATTAAGCTGTATTTGCAAATGGAGCAGTCTGGCAGGGCAACATCAAACATAACCGTCACTACCTCCAGGTATAATTGAAGGTGGAAGATGGTCCATTCATTTTGTATACTTTGCTACTCGTTAAGATTTACATTTGTCAATTCTGTCCCAGTAAGTAGCGAAAATCTAGGAACCCATGGAAATTAGTACAACCCTTGCTTCATCAAGTCCAATCTCCAGAGAGGCAAAAGTTAAAGACTGCTACCCTCTCCAGTCTGCACGCACCCTCATCCTGATCACCATTCTTCCATATTCCGCTACATAGATATCCTGCAGAGACCCACGTCAACACGGAGAACTATGAGCAGCTGCTAAAAAAGTTGAATTTAGCAATATTAAGATTTCTGAGTATAGCTGATTTATTTTGCCCCGCTTTCTCAGATGTTATGACAGATCTGTAATATTGATAAGGTGCTGAGTAAATGCAGAgtggcatttttaattttcagtttctcttCTGCACCTAGATCTAACAAGTAATAATTTTTGCATTAACATCCACTTATGGAGTACTTCcctatattttgttttgtaattggGTTTCAGAACTTAAAACCAAAAGGCACTTGATTGGAGGCTACACTGAGCACACCATTGTTTTAAAGAGCATTTGAGTTACTTATCTTTTCTGTGGCCCTTGACAATAAGATTTGAGACAACACACATGAACTCATTCTATTCAGACACTCAAggagttaataaacaaatatcCAAACTTAGAGACCCACAACACTAGTAacatttaaatggttttattaatAAGTTAAATAGTCATTGGGTGGAAATTTCCTTAACCATTTCCCAAAGCCAAGCCCATTCCACTAAGGATAGGTAACTACATCCCGTCACTCCCAATGGTTCCCAGCTCTCATTGCACCCAAACGAGGTAGCTAAGTATGGGTGACCTGCACCCACAGCTAGTCTGTGGCCAAGTGCTCCCTTTACCTTGATGATTTCATCAACTCCAAGGAAGCTGGGAATGCCAGATGGGGAGGAATTGGTATTCCAAGGTCTAAGCCAGGCTTGGACCAGTACCATGGTACAGAGATGTGCAAAAGGAGAGCAATAGCTTGAAGGGGTCCAAAGCAAAGCCCTGATGAATATCAGTAGCAGTCTTTACTTCCCCTTCAAAGGTAGACAAACTAATCCAggctcctccttccccacctgAAGACCTGGCCATCAAAGCTGGAGCAATATTCAGGCATCTGGATTCCCAAGGTCCCAGCTCCCTCAGTGATAAGGCTGACAAGAATATTAATAGGAGCTTCACGGGACTTCTGCCTACATTAAACAGAAGCATCCCAAAGGGGTTACTCCCCATAACACCATGCTTCTTACCGTGCATTGTGAAACAGAAGTCCCACCTCCCTTCAAAGAGCTCCAGGTGATTATGTGGACTTTTCCCAGCCCCTTGGAGCATCTTGAGTTCTGCGACTTGAGTGGCCATGGGGCCAGCAGGAAGCTCCAGGGTGTCTCAAGAGCAGCCACACTTTTCTATCAGAGATGCGTTCAAATGGTGCACACTCATCTTCTATTCATCATCCTGGATCATCAAGGAGAAAGGTCTGGCCCTCGTGGGACCAGACCGGGAAGAACCGGGAGAGGTGGGTGCCTCCCTCTGAGGGCACAAAGGACAGGAGGAAGAACGGTATTTAACCACAGCCCCACATTACAAGTGTCTGTAGACTTGGCAAGGAAAAGtgtgaaaggaaaaggaggacaCAGGGGAGAAGCCCCCAATCAGGGTTGCCTCAGAACAGCCTTTAGGAAAATGATGTTACATTTTGGGGACAAAGATAAGGTCACAACAGGGCAAGATACAACATACTATATGAATGCTAGATTATGTTAGTGCCACCTTTAGTGGCTTCTGTGACTTAAAAGGAGACAGGCCCAAAGAGCTGAGCACTTACTGCTACCCCCCATAcaatccagaagaaaaagaacatggatttGTACCTTACCTTATAGCACTCAAAACCGGAGTGAATGCGCTCACTGTTCAGGGCCAGGCAAATTCCCTCACAATAAGGGAAACTGAAAGTCTTGGGTGCAACAACGCACCTGCCCCAAGGAGCTCTGTGGAGATTCACCTTGCGATCCTGCAAATGACAGAGCTGCTCTGCTGGAGGCTTCGCCCAGTGGTTCTGCCCCTGATTCCACAAGATGAGCTATTCCAGATTAGGGATGAAAGATTCCTGCACAAAAGGCAGGTGAAACAGAGGTGGCTGTTCATGATCTGGGGAGGAGACCAACAATACAGTGTCTCCTTTGCCTTCCATGCCCACACACTCCTTCAGGATGGGGTCAGCAGCATCTGTGGACAAGATCTTTTCCTCTGCCATGAGGTTGGGCACCAGCTCCATCCAATATCTTAGTAAACAATAGATCTCCAACAGTGGTCCTTTCTGTGACTGATAAGATGGAAAGATGATGGGGAAAGAACCCAGCAGGGATCTTTTGGGGCTCCTGTGAAGGTTCTGGAACAATAAAACAAGTTCAGTGGCATGTGGAGCAATTGACACCCAGGCCCACAGCTGGATCAAGTGAGTCCCCGAGAAGGATGCTGCTTCAAAATGGAGAATCCAGTAACTGTACACAAACTTAGAGCCTgtcaggaagaagagaggaagctCCAGAAGACTGCTATCACAAGAAGTTCCATGGGGTCAGTTTATTAGCTTACCACCATCCTTTCAGCAATTTACTCACCCCTTGCAGGATGAGGCAAGGACTTAACCAACCCAGCTTGTGTACACTCAAGCCAGCTCTTCATTCTACAACTGACAGGAATGAACTGAACTGAGCTTCATCTGCTCCCATCACCTACCACTGGAGCTAAGTCAGAGAATCACAACCCTAGGACTGACAACAATTCCAGTGCCCATTACCTAGGACAAGCCACTTGCCCTGACATGTCTCCTAACACACTGTAGTTACCTAGGCTAACAGTTGTATACTCCAAACTTTAGAACTTCCTTGCACTCAGTATGTTAAGGATATCAACCACAAAACTCAAAAACAGCTCACCTATCAGGAAAACAGATTCCTTTCCTGCTAGACCAGCCAAGGAGTGTTTCCTACCCCTAACTCCTTGCTCTACCCCCAAGAAGCCCTAAGTATCTGTGTCCATTTACATCCCACACCTCCAACAGCTCCACAAAATACCACCAGGCTGCTTCAGGGACAGACATTTCCCAGTGGAGACCAGAGCTCTAGCTACTTACTTTTGGATGTAAGAGTAAAGCCATGTTTCCTGGCAGAAAAGATATCATTCACACGGGAAGGCAGAATTATACCAGGACAATCCAATGGTTCTACCGAGCTAAAATGCAAGCACCAAAGACCTAGAGTCAAGAGACCAGGAATTAACCAAAAAACTCCCCCTCCTATTGCTGCCAGCCTCCATAGTGCCTACTCTTAGCAGCTGGGCTGGCCTCTTCACTGCCTTTAAATAGCCTCTGCCCAGGTGTGGCCCCTACTCTAACCCCTACAGCTTGGGACTGATGGTAAATCCAAGGTAAAGTAAATTCAGGTGAGTGAACCCTGACTCCCAGCACCCTAGGGCAACTTCAATACTTTTCCCTGCTTATGGAAGGTGATAATACAGGGTATTTCTTAAACAaaacccccaaagcacaagcacagTAATTAGTTAATAGGTACACTTGTATAGAAGGTGTGCTCTGACAGATCATATCAGGCCATACACTGGCAACAAGAACAAATACAGGCAGTTTACAAGTTACAAACACTGTTTAACCCAATGTTGTGTCCCCCGGAGTGgtgtttcttaaactttagtgAGCATCAAAATCTCTTAAACGGTTTGTTGAAACATAAATATGCAGTCCCCACTactctcagagtttctgattcagtgggtcttgGGTGGGGTCAGAGAAGTTCCCACTCTAAAAGtgtcccaggtgatgctgatgctgcttgtCCTGGGACCACACTTTACTCCACAGCATCTATGTCAGGTCTGATATATGGAAGATGCTCAACAAGTCTGTGTTGACTCATTGATAATAAGTTTATTCACTCCTGGTGTGCTTTGCAGCTCTGTctagaattgttttgtttttttttttaaatcttcacatTAAAAAGGTTGAATTTACTAAATCTGGCAGTTATCAAAGGAAGTACCCAAGTAAGGAAAGTAACTAGTGTTTAGGATTCAAGCCCCCaacattcttttgttttgttcagGGAAGAGGAAAAATCGGTATCTTCCAAAAATCAAAATCAACAAAGATGTAAGAAGCCAATACAGTCCTCGTCACACTTCCCAACACTTACAGGTGATTGGTATAACATATTACATATTGTGAGAATAGTCTGTCAATTAAACAACGAGGTAAGGTGTACTTCATTGACAGATTAGCCatcatttcattgtatttgcttttcttaaaagaCCAAATAACATTGGCCCACatataatgaaaaggaaagaagtttgAGGTTTACTTGTTCTCACTTAAAAATGCAGTGCATGTCCCAAATTATGTAAATAACAATCAGTAAGCTCCATCTTTAGAAATGCCTTTCTGACATTAGCTAATGAATTCACACGGCCAGTTCGTGAGGTAGACACTGTTATCCTTGTTTTGTGGGTGGAAAAactgaggaagagggaggagaagaCTGCTCAAGACGGAATGTGTCAGTTCTGCATTCGGAGTAGACTCATATGTTAAAACAATTACTTTGGATTTTTGTCTCTTAAAAATCAAGAactacaaaacaaaaccaaaagaaaacacacaactCAGTTCAGAAAAAATGACCTTTGGTAAAAAGGAATAGGTGTTTTTTAAAGCTGAGAACAGAATTTCACAAGTTAATAATATGCATACCACCAAGTTTCCTCCTAATTATTGCCCCTTCCTCTGTGTTATCTTTTTTGGTCGATGAGTGGTTGATGATAACTCCCTTTAGAGCATATATTCTTTGCTTTTAAATGAGCAGGTTCTTATGGAACCCCAATTAAATATGTGCTGAGCTTATGGGATTTCTAATAAAGatgactttctttttttggtcACATAAACTAATCTTCAAATTCTCAGCAAAGGGAAAGAGTGTAGCTCCCTTCTAATCTCAGGCCATCCCTAAATGGCTTTAAAGGCTATACCAAGTGTGAATGTGTTAGGTCAAATCCTTCATGAATTTGTAAACTGTTTTAAATGAAGCCCTCAATAATAATCTTACACGAGAAGCTTGTTTTACTAACTTATGGATAAGCAGCTGTTGTTTTGTTAGCAACTTCAGCTTCTTTTACTcaagaaaa
Above is a genomic segment from Choloepus didactylus isolate mChoDid1 chromosome 11, mChoDid1.pri, whole genome shotgun sequence containing:
- the LOC119506068 gene encoding LOW QUALITY PROTEIN: growth/differentiation factor 3 (The sequence of the model RefSeq protein was modified relative to this genomic sequence to represent the inferred CDS: substituted 1 base at 1 genomic stop codon) yields the protein MELVPNLMAEEKILSTDAADPILKECVGMEGKGDTGQNHWAKPPAEQLCHLQDRKVNLHRAPWGRCVVAPKTFSFPYCEGICLALNSERIHSGFECYKREAPTSPGSSRSGPTRARPFSLMIQDDEXKMSVHHLNASLIEKCGCS